A genomic segment from Nicotiana tabacum cultivar K326 chromosome 9, ASM71507v2, whole genome shotgun sequence encodes:
- the LOC142164110 gene encoding uncharacterized protein LOC142164110, whose product MALSDEDAEGIVQPHNDAVIISVLINKSRIKHVLIDPSISANIVRSRVVEQLGLQDQIVAAVWVLNGFNMACETTKGEITLPMNTAGTIQETQFYVVEGDIRYNALFGRPWVHNMMAVPSTLHQVLKLPTPGGIKMVYGEQSVAKEMFVVNEVLPVPVVPTLRNTKPIKKPKSNSNHRCRSQSDRRNEELTRKMITEFRDPS is encoded by the coding sequence atggcactcagtGATGAGGATGCAGAGGGCATCGtacaacctcataatgatgcagTGATAATTTcagtacttatcaataaatctcgaattaaacatgtgttgattgatccaagtATCTCGGCTAACATCgtcagatcaagggtcgtagagcagttgGGGTTACAAGATCAAATAGTGGCAGCAGTCTGGGTGTTGAACGGgtttaacatggcatgtgaaaccactaaaggggagataactcTACCCATGAACACCGctgggaccatccaggaaacacAGTTCTATGTGGTCGAAGGGGACATTAGATATAACGCTCTATTCGGGAGAccatgggttcacaacatgaTGGCAGTACCTTCGACCTTACACCAGGTGTTAAAATTGCCTACTCCGGGAGGAATCAAGATGGTATACGGAGAACAGTCAGTTGCAAAGGAGATGTTCGTAGTCAATGAAGTACTCCCGGTGCCCGTCGTCCCGACATTAAGGAACACAAAACCGATCAAAAAGCcgaagtcaaatagcaaccacCGATGCCGGTCCCAGTCGGACCGGAGGAATGAGGAGCTGACAAGGAAGATGATTACGGAATTTCGAGATCCTTCATAG